The following nucleotide sequence is from Candidatus Neomarinimicrobiota bacterium.
ATCGAATTGTTTCAATTTTCTGTTTGGGTTGTTTCATCAGTGCTGTCAAGGGCATTCATGAGCGTATGCCATGAAAGACTGGCGCATTTAACCCGAGCCGGAAATTCTTGGACACCGGCAAAAATGCCCAGCTTACCAAGGCTTTCCAACTCTTCAGCATCAAGTGGTTTACCAGTAACCAGATCATGAAAATGTTTAAAAATATTTTTTGTATCCACGACTGTCCTACCCTTCAGGAACTGAGTCATCAAACTGGCTGATGAAGTGGAAATGGCACAACCACTGCCGATGAAAGCAATATCCTTGATCATTCCGTCTTCAATATCCAGGAAAAGTTCAAGCTTATCGCCGCACAGTGGATTGTACCCATTGGCGTGATGCGAGCATGGTTCCAACTTTCTAAAATTCCGGGGATTTTTATTGTGATCCAGGATGACTTCCTGGTATAGCTCTCGTAGT
It contains:
- a CDS encoding SUF system NifU family Fe-S cluster assembly protein: MSELRELYQEVILDHNKNPRNFRKLEPCSHHANGYNPLCGDKLELFLDIEDGMIKDIAFIGSGCAISTSSASLMTQFLKGRTVVDTKNIFKHFHDLVTGKPLDAEELESLGKLGIFAGVQEFPARVKCASLSWHTLMNALDSTDETTQTEN